The following coding sequences are from one Enterococcus sp. 4G2_DIV0659 window:
- the purM gene encoding phosphoribosylformylglycinamidine cyclo-ligase gives MTNAYAKAGVDVQAGYEVVERIKKHVKQTERLGVMGALGGFGGCFDLSAVEVKEPVLISGTDGVGTKLLVALQENKHDSIGIDCVAMCVNDIVAQGAEPLYFLDYIATGKNRPERLEQVVSGVANGCIQAGAALIGGETAEMPGMYDEEEYDLAGFAVGVAEKSQLITGQKIQSGDVLIGLPSSGIHSNGYSLVRKIFFDTHQLTGKSMIPELNGQTLGEELLKPTKIYVNAVLPLVKQQLLNGIAHVTGGGFVENIPRMLPENLAAEIHLDTWPTLPIFTVLENYGQIPPMEMYEIFNMGIGMVLAVSPDKLSEVRASLSKNGEASYVIGNITNKKKQALVFKEV, from the coding sequence ATGACAAATGCCTATGCAAAAGCTGGTGTGGATGTACAAGCTGGCTATGAAGTGGTTGAAAGAATCAAAAAACATGTCAAGCAAACTGAACGTTTGGGCGTGATGGGCGCGTTGGGCGGATTTGGCGGTTGCTTTGATTTAAGCGCGGTGGAAGTGAAGGAACCTGTGTTAATCTCGGGAACAGATGGGGTCGGAACAAAATTATTAGTCGCACTTCAAGAAAATAAACATGATTCGATTGGGATCGATTGTGTAGCGATGTGTGTGAATGATATTGTTGCTCAAGGAGCAGAACCGCTCTATTTTCTGGACTACATTGCCACAGGAAAAAATAGACCTGAACGGCTAGAACAAGTCGTTTCTGGTGTTGCAAATGGATGTATCCAAGCAGGCGCAGCTTTGATTGGCGGTGAAACAGCAGAAATGCCTGGGATGTATGATGAAGAGGAGTATGATTTAGCGGGTTTTGCAGTAGGCGTTGCAGAAAAAAGCCAGTTAATCACAGGGCAAAAGATTCAATCAGGAGACGTTTTGATTGGTTTGCCTTCAAGTGGAATACATTCGAATGGCTATTCCTTGGTACGGAAAATATTTTTTGACACACACCAATTAACAGGAAAATCGATGATACCAGAACTAAATGGACAGACGCTTGGAGAAGAGTTATTAAAGCCAACCAAAATCTATGTTAATGCGGTACTTCCTTTAGTCAAACAACAATTGCTTAACGGTATTGCTCACGTGACAGGCGGTGGTTTTGTTGAAAATATTCCACGAATGTTGCCCGAAAATCTAGCCGCTGAAATTCATTTAGATACTTGGCCCACATTACCGATTTTTACTGTTTTAGAAAATTATGGTCAGATTCCACCAATGGAAATGTACGAAATTTTCAATATGGGGATCGGTATGGTTTTAGCTGTTTCTCCAGATAAATTAAGTGAAGTTCGAGCTTCGTTAAGTAAAAATGGCGAAGCAAGTTACGTAATCGGGAATATCACTAACAAAAAGAAGCAAGCACTTGTTTTCAAAGAGGTGTAA
- the purF gene encoding amidophosphoribosyltransferase translates to MSYEVKSLNEECGVFGIWGHKDAVRVTYFGLHSLQHRGQEGAGIVVNENGKLNGYRGLGLLSEVFKEERALASLSGHGAIGHVRYATAGNGSVDNIQPFLFKFYDGSYGLAHNGNLTNARSLREELEKSGAIFHSNSDTEILMHLIRRSEQPTFIEQLKESLRTVKGGFAYLLLTETAMIAALDPNAFRPLAIGQMKNGAYVIASETCALEVVGATFVRDVQPGEVIIIDDTGYSIEKYTDETQYSICSMEYIYFARPDSNIAGVNVHTARKNMGKILAAEAPVEADMVVGVPNSSLSAASGFAEASGIPYEMGLVKNQYIARTFIQPTQELREQGVRMKLSAVRGVVEGKRVVMVDDSIVRGTTSRRIVKLLKEAGAKEVHVRIASPPLRFPCFYGIDIQTRKELIAADHSVFEIEQLITADSLSFLSEQGLIDAIGLNYDAPYSGLCMAYFNGDYPTPLYDYEKNYQISLQDKREDSCFVSN, encoded by the coding sequence ATGTCTTATGAAGTGAAAAGCTTAAACGAAGAATGCGGTGTTTTTGGTATCTGGGGACATAAGGATGCGGTTCGTGTCACTTATTTTGGATTGCATAGTTTACAACATCGTGGACAAGAAGGTGCAGGTATTGTTGTCAATGAAAATGGGAAACTAAATGGTTATCGTGGATTGGGATTGCTTTCAGAAGTATTCAAAGAAGAACGTGCTTTAGCTTCCTTAAGTGGACATGGAGCGATCGGTCATGTCCGCTATGCGACAGCAGGTAATGGCAGTGTGGATAATATCCAACCGTTTTTATTTAAATTTTATGATGGCTCATATGGTTTAGCTCATAATGGCAATTTAACCAATGCGAGAAGTTTAAGAGAAGAGTTAGAAAAATCAGGAGCGATTTTTCATTCAAATTCAGATACTGAGATTTTGATGCATTTGATTCGTCGTAGTGAGCAACCAACATTTATTGAGCAATTAAAAGAAAGTTTACGAACGGTCAAAGGTGGGTTTGCCTATCTATTATTGACAGAAACAGCAATGATAGCTGCCCTTGATCCAAACGCCTTTAGACCCTTAGCAATCGGTCAAATGAAAAATGGTGCGTATGTCATTGCAAGTGAAACGTGTGCTTTGGAGGTGGTAGGAGCGACGTTTGTACGTGATGTTCAACCGGGTGAAGTTATCATTATTGATGACACCGGATACTCTATAGAAAAATATACAGATGAAACGCAATACTCAATCTGTTCAATGGAGTACATTTACTTTGCACGACCGGATTCAAATATAGCTGGAGTGAATGTTCATACCGCTCGTAAGAATATGGGGAAAATTCTTGCTGCAGAAGCACCAGTTGAAGCGGATATGGTTGTCGGCGTACCGAATTCTTCTCTTTCAGCAGCCAGTGGATTTGCTGAGGCCAGTGGTATTCCATATGAAATGGGATTAGTTAAAAATCAATACATTGCTCGGACATTTATTCAACCGACCCAAGAATTAAGAGAACAAGGCGTTCGGATGAAATTATCAGCAGTTCGAGGAGTCGTTGAAGGAAAACGAGTGGTTATGGTGGATGACTCAATTGTTCGAGGAACGACCAGTAGACGTATAGTCAAGTTGTTGAAAGAAGCTGGCGCTAAGGAAGTTCATGTACGCATCGCATCACCCCCTCTAAGATTTCCCTGTTTTTATGGCATTGATATTCAAACAAGAAAAGAGCTGATTGCTGCTGATCACTCGGTTTTTGAAATCGAGCAATTGATCACAGCAGACTCGTTATCCTTTTTAAGTGAACAAGGGTTGATTGATGCGATTGGTTTGAACTACGATGCCCCTTATTCAGGTCTATGTATGGCGTACTTTAATGGTGATTATCCTACACCTCTTTACGATTATGAAAAAAACTATCAGATATCTCTACAAGACAAAAGAGAAGATAGCTGTTTTGTGTCTAATTAA
- the purL gene encoding phosphoribosylformylglycinamidine synthase subunit PurL, with product MMKVGEPTPQEIKKQRIYSEWGLTDEEYRMIEEDILGRMPNYTETGLFSVMWSEHCSYKNSKPVLKKFPTDGPNVLQGPGEGAGIVDIGDGQAVVFKVESHNHPSAVEPYEGAATGVGGIIRDIFSMGARPIALLDSLRFGELTNDRTKYLLEEVVAGISGYGNCIGIPTVGGEVAFDPCYEGNPLVNAMCVGLIDHKDIQKGQAKGVGNAIMYVGAKTGRDGIHGATFASEEFIDGEEQQRSAVQVGDPFMEKLLLEACLELILEHSDILVGIQDMGAAGLVSSSAEMASKAGSGLVLDLDDVPQRETGMTPYEMMLSESQERMLICVEKGHEEEVIALFQKYELEAVTIGKVTDDGQYRLYHQGIEVANLPVDALAQEAPVYDKERKKPARIERFEQLAEFLPEIKDGTKTLLDLLQQPTIASKKMIYQTYDSQVRTNTVVLPGSDAAVLRVRGTDKALAMTTDCNARYLYLNPEIGGQIAVAEAARNIVASGGKPLAITDCLNYGSPDKPEGFWELFTSADGIAEACKVLETPVISGNVSLYNETNGNAIYPTPVIGMVGLIEHLSDITTQEFKEAGDYIYVLGETQADFNGSELQKMFLGTIEGKLMDFDLNTEKENQALVLDAIKSGLVASAHDCSEGGLGVALAESAFTHTLGIDVEIDLPVSFLFSETQSRFILSIKPEKRAAFETATKGKAKAIGQVTNNGKIMIQTQNHTIDVMTQTAKELWEEAIPCLMK from the coding sequence ATGATGAAAGTTGGAGAACCAACCCCTCAAGAAATCAAAAAACAACGAATCTACTCCGAATGGGGCTTGACAGATGAAGAATATCGCATGATTGAAGAAGATATCTTAGGTCGGATGCCAAACTACACAGAAACAGGCTTGTTTTCTGTAATGTGGAGTGAACATTGTTCTTACAAAAATTCAAAACCAGTGTTGAAAAAATTTCCTACTGACGGACCGAATGTTTTACAAGGCCCAGGTGAAGGTGCAGGAATTGTTGACATTGGTGATGGACAAGCAGTCGTTTTTAAAGTGGAGAGCCACAACCATCCATCAGCGGTAGAACCATATGAAGGTGCTGCAACTGGCGTTGGTGGGATTATTCGAGATATTTTCAGTATGGGGGCAAGACCGATTGCTCTTTTAGATTCTCTACGATTTGGCGAATTGACAAATGATCGAACTAAATATCTTTTAGAAGAAGTGGTGGCAGGAATTAGTGGCTATGGAAACTGTATTGGTATTCCTACAGTTGGGGGAGAAGTTGCATTTGACCCTTGCTATGAAGGGAATCCATTAGTTAATGCCATGTGTGTGGGATTAATTGACCACAAAGATATTCAAAAAGGACAAGCAAAAGGTGTGGGTAATGCAATCATGTATGTTGGCGCGAAAACAGGACGGGATGGTATACATGGCGCAACATTTGCATCCGAAGAATTTATAGACGGAGAAGAACAACAACGTTCGGCTGTTCAAGTTGGAGATCCTTTTATGGAGAAATTATTACTTGAAGCCTGTCTGGAATTAATTTTAGAACATTCGGATATCCTTGTGGGAATTCAAGATATGGGGGCAGCCGGCTTAGTTTCATCTAGTGCTGAAATGGCTTCAAAGGCAGGCTCTGGTTTAGTTTTAGATTTAGATGATGTGCCCCAAAGAGAAACAGGGATGACACCTTATGAAATGATGTTGTCAGAATCTCAGGAACGAATGCTGATTTGTGTTGAAAAAGGACACGAAGAGGAAGTAATTGCACTTTTTCAAAAATACGAATTAGAGGCTGTAACCATTGGTAAAGTGACGGATGATGGACAATATCGCTTGTACCACCAAGGGATAGAAGTGGCTAACTTACCTGTCGATGCGTTGGCACAAGAGGCGCCAGTCTATGATAAAGAACGCAAAAAACCAGCAAGGATTGAACGATTTGAACAGTTAGCAGAGTTTCTGCCAGAAATAAAAGACGGTACAAAAACCTTATTAGACTTGTTGCAACAGCCAACGATAGCATCGAAAAAAATGATTTACCAAACCTACGATTCCCAAGTTCGGACCAACACAGTTGTATTACCTGGAAGTGATGCGGCTGTATTACGTGTAAGAGGAACCGATAAAGCTTTAGCTATGACGACGGACTGTAATGCTCGTTATCTTTATTTGAATCCTGAAATTGGCGGACAGATTGCGGTTGCTGAAGCAGCTAGAAATATTGTTGCTAGTGGAGGAAAACCCTTAGCGATTACCGATTGTTTAAACTACGGATCACCAGATAAACCAGAAGGCTTCTGGGAACTATTTACATCGGCTGATGGAATTGCTGAGGCCTGCAAAGTATTGGAAACACCTGTTATTTCAGGAAATGTTTCTTTATATAACGAAACAAATGGTAACGCAATTTACCCTACCCCTGTAATTGGGATGGTGGGCTTAATTGAACACTTATCTGATATTACCACACAAGAATTTAAAGAAGCTGGCGATTATATCTATGTTTTAGGTGAAACGCAGGCGGATTTTAATGGCAGTGAATTACAGAAGATGTTTTTGGGGACCATTGAAGGAAAATTAATGGATTTTGACTTAAATACTGAAAAAGAAAACCAAGCGCTTGTTTTAGATGCAATCAAAAGTGGTTTGGTAGCAAGTGCCCATGATTGTTCTGAAGGAGGATTAGGTGTTGCTTTAGCGGAATCGGCATTTACTCATACTTTAGGGATAGATGTAGAGATAGACCTGCCAGTAAGCTTCCTATTTTCTGAAACACAATCACGCTTTATTCTATCCATCAAACCAGAAAAGCGAGCAGCCTTCGAAACCGCTACGAAAGGAAAGGCTAAAGCAATTGGTCAAGTAACCAATAACGGGAAAATCATGATTCAAACGCAAAACCATACAATTGATGTGATGACACAAACGGCGAAAGAATTATGGGAGGAAGCCATTCCATGTCTTATGAAGTGA
- the purQ gene encoding phosphoribosylformylglycinamidine synthase subunit PurQ: MKFAVIVFPGSNCDMDLLWAVKEVLGEDAEYVYHDEESLAGFDGVLIPGGFSYGDYLRCGAIARFSKIISEVIRFADEGKPVFGTCNGFQILTEAGLLPGALLPNESLHFVCKSVQLQVVNNQTNFTSNYKKDEIIQLPIAHGEGNYYCDEQTLEKLKANHQIVFTYADENPNGSVENIAGIINEKGNVLGMMPHPERAVESILGSADGLRFFKSIVENYGKVGTNT; encoded by the coding sequence ATGAAATTTGCGGTGATTGTTTTTCCAGGTTCCAATTGTGATATGGACTTGTTATGGGCTGTAAAAGAGGTTTTAGGCGAGGATGCTGAATATGTTTATCATGATGAGGAAAGCTTAGCTGGGTTTGATGGTGTATTGATTCCTGGAGGCTTTTCTTATGGAGATTATCTGAGATGTGGTGCGATTGCTCGTTTTTCAAAAATTATCAGTGAAGTCATTCGTTTTGCTGATGAGGGGAAACCAGTTTTTGGTACATGTAATGGATTTCAAATTTTAACAGAAGCAGGTCTTTTGCCTGGCGCATTACTTCCCAATGAGTCTTTGCATTTTGTTTGTAAATCGGTCCAGCTACAAGTAGTAAATAATCAAACGAACTTTACATCAAATTATAAAAAAGACGAAATCATTCAATTACCGATTGCCCACGGAGAAGGCAATTATTATTGTGATGAACAAACATTGGAAAAACTAAAAGCGAATCACCAAATTGTTTTTACTTACGCGGATGAAAATCCAAACGGCAGTGTTGAAAATATTGCGGGGATTATTAATGAAAAGGGCAATGTTTTAGGGATGATGCCTCACCCAGAAAGAGCAGTAGAGAGTATATTAGGTTCAGCCGATGGGTTACGTTTTTTCAAATCAATCGTCGAAAATTATGGAAAGGTCGGAACAAACACATGA
- the purS gene encoding phosphoribosylformylglycinamidine synthase subunit PurS yields MYSVKVYVTYKDSVLDPQGEAVKGAVHRLGFNEIQEIRIGKYFEIKVAKSSRPIGTIVEEICDKLLANVNMETYHYEIVEDA; encoded by the coding sequence ATGTACAGTGTAAAAGTCTATGTTACATACAAAGATTCTGTGTTAGATCCACAAGGAGAAGCAGTTAAAGGGGCTGTTCATCGACTAGGTTTTAATGAAATTCAAGAAATCCGTATCGGCAAATATTTTGAAATCAAGGTGGCTAAAAGCAGTCGACCAATTGGGACGATTGTCGAGGAGATTTGTGACAAGCTGCTGGCAAATGTGAACATGGAAACCTATCATTATGAAATCGTGGAGGATGCGTAA
- the purC gene encoding phosphoribosylaminoimidazolesuccinocarboxamide synthase has protein sequence MDVSTLLYEGKAKKLFSTDNPGVLRVAYLDQATALNGARKDAVQGKGTLNNEITTFIFEQLHKKEIASHFIKKISKNEQLVLELKIIPLEVVVRNVSAGSFAKRLDVDEGQQLPFPIVEFYYKEDRLDDPFINEDHIKVLDIATEKEIEFIKNQARLINQALIDLFKKIDIRLIDFKIEFGTKADGTILLADEITPDTCRLWDQKTGAHLDKDVYRRNLGEIVPVYQEVLARLEQTFNKNVKGDR, from the coding sequence ATGGATGTCAGCACTTTATTGTATGAAGGGAAAGCAAAAAAATTGTTTAGTACCGATAATCCTGGCGTATTACGCGTAGCATATCTTGATCAAGCAACGGCTCTAAATGGTGCTAGGAAAGATGCGGTTCAAGGAAAAGGCACATTAAATAATGAGATAACTACATTTATTTTTGAACAACTTCACAAAAAAGAGATCGCTAGTCATTTTATTAAAAAAATATCAAAAAACGAACAATTGGTTTTGGAGCTTAAGATTATTCCTTTAGAAGTAGTTGTTAGAAATGTGTCTGCAGGAAGCTTTGCGAAACGATTGGATGTGGACGAGGGACAACAATTACCTTTTCCGATTGTAGAATTTTATTACAAAGAAGATCGCTTAGATGATCCATTTATCAATGAAGATCATATAAAAGTCTTGGATATCGCGACGGAAAAAGAGATTGAGTTTATAAAAAATCAGGCTCGTTTAATCAATCAAGCATTGATTGATTTATTCAAGAAGATTGATATTCGCTTAATTGATTTTAAAATTGAGTTTGGTACAAAAGCAGATGGAACAATCTTATTAGCAGATGAGATTACACCTGACACCTGTCGTCTATGGGATCAAAAAACAGGTGCTCACTTAGATAAAGATGTTTATCGCAGAAACCTAGGTGAAATAGTCCCCGTATACCAAGAAGTACTTGCTCGATTAGAACAAACATTTAATAAAAATGTAAAAGGAGATAGATGA
- a CDS encoding inorganic pyrophosphatase, giving the protein MERLKVIVTVDREIGYQDSFGTVYPVNYGFIQGVIGGDNEEQDAYILNILPKKVTSFTGIVAAVIHRRDDNETKWIVIPEGTTITEETIIKETYFIEQYFDSYVELL; this is encoded by the coding sequence ATGGAAAGGCTAAAGGTTATAGTGACTGTTGATCGAGAAATTGGTTATCAAGATTCTTTTGGGACTGTTTATCCTGTGAATTATGGTTTCATTCAAGGTGTAATCGGTGGCGATAATGAAGAACAGGATGCTTACATTTTAAACATCCTCCCTAAAAAAGTTACTTCTTTTACAGGTATTGTGGCTGCAGTGATTCATCGAAGGGATGATAATGAAACAAAATGGATCGTCATACCAGAGGGGACAACAATTACAGAAGAAACAATCATTAAGGAAACATATTTTATTGAGCAATATTTTGACAGCTATGTTGAATTACTTTAG
- the purB gene encoding adenylosuccinate lyase, translated as MIDRYTRPEMGAIWTDENRYKAWLEVEILADEAWAELGEIPKEDVQKIRDNASFDVDRILEIEAETRHDVVAFTRAVSETLGEERKWVHYGLTSTDVVDTAYGYLLKQANDILREDLKKFTAIIGEKAKEHKDTVMMGRTHGVHAEPTTFGLKLALWYSEMKRNVERFEHAAKGVEAGKISGAVGTFANISPFVEEYVCGKLGIRAQEISTQVLPRDLHAEYVSAMALVATSIEKFATEIRALQKSETREVEEFFAKGQKGSSAMPHKRNPIGSENMTGLARVIRGHMITAYENVTLWHERDISHSSAERIIIPDTTILLDYMLNRFSNIVENLTVFPENMKRNMDATYGLIYSQRVLLKLIDHGMAREAAYDLVQPKTAYAWDHQTAFRPLLEADEKITSILTKEELDDAFDYNYHLKNVDVIFKRVGLA; from the coding sequence ATGATTGATCGTTATACACGACCTGAGATGGGTGCTATTTGGACAGATGAAAACCGCTATAAAGCTTGGTTGGAAGTAGAGATTCTAGCTGACGAAGCTTGGGCAGAACTTGGAGAAATTCCTAAAGAAGATGTACAAAAAATTCGTGACAATGCTTCCTTTGATGTAGACCGGATTTTAGAAATTGAAGCAGAAACGAGACATGATGTGGTGGCGTTTACTCGCGCTGTTTCTGAAACTTTAGGTGAAGAGCGTAAATGGGTTCATTATGGTCTAACAAGTACAGATGTAGTGGATACTGCTTATGGCTATTTATTGAAACAAGCAAATGATATTTTGCGAGAAGATTTAAAGAAATTTACAGCAATTATTGGAGAAAAAGCTAAAGAACATAAAGACACTGTAATGATGGGACGTACACATGGCGTCCATGCCGAACCAACCACATTTGGCTTAAAGTTAGCTCTTTGGTATTCTGAAATGAAAAGAAATGTGGAACGTTTTGAACATGCAGCTAAAGGTGTAGAAGCTGGAAAAATCAGTGGCGCAGTAGGAACATTTGCCAATATTTCTCCTTTTGTAGAAGAATACGTTTGTGGAAAGCTTGGCATTCGAGCACAAGAAATTTCGACACAAGTTCTCCCTCGTGATTTACATGCTGAATATGTATCAGCGATGGCATTAGTTGCAACGAGCATTGAAAAATTTGCTACAGAAATCCGTGCTTTACAAAAATCTGAAACACGAGAAGTAGAAGAATTTTTTGCTAAAGGACAAAAAGGGTCTTCAGCGATGCCTCATAAACGAAACCCAATCGGTTCAGAAAATATGACTGGACTTGCTCGGGTGATTCGCGGTCACATGATAACAGCTTATGAAAATGTGACTTTGTGGCATGAGCGTGATATTTCTCATTCCTCTGCCGAACGGATCATTATTCCTGATACAACGATTTTATTAGATTATATGCTGAATCGTTTTTCAAACATTGTAGAAAATTTAACCGTATTCCCTGAAAACATGAAACGAAATATGGACGCAACCTACGGATTGATTTATAGCCAACGTGTATTATTGAAATTGATTGATCATGGAATGGCAAGAGAAGCAGCGTATGATTTGGTTCAACCAAAAACAGCATATGCATGGGATCATCAGACGGCCTTTAGACCATTATTGGAAGCAGATGAAAAAATCACTTCAATTTTAACAAAAGAAGAACTGGATGATGCATTTGATTATAATTATCATTTAAAAAATGTTGATGTTATTTTTAAACGTGTAGGTTTGGCTTAA
- the purK gene encoding 5-(carboxyamino)imidazole ribonucleotide synthase, whose protein sequence is MSLNNPLLPGQMIGIIGGGQLGRMMALSAREMGFRVGVLDPTVDCPAAQVADWHLLADYDDLEALEELAKRCQVLTYEFENVDVEALMHVQEFVNIPQGTDLLAITQDRLLEKSFLEANNIVIAPYATIVSPTDIQEAIDGIGYPCVLKTTRGGYDGKGQFVLYSTSDLAPSMNLLREGTCVLEAWIPYEKEISVLVSGNGKGEITVFPVVENIHRQNILHETIAPARVDEEVIEEAQRIARVIAEAVDLAGTLAVEMFLTSNGGIYVNELAPRPHNSGHYSIEACSISQFDTHIRGICGWPLPEVELLSEAVMVNILGNEIYETMDIIADKPDWHFHYYGKADAKPGRKMGHITILTDDIFDTLEDIYQTSIWD, encoded by the coding sequence ATGAGCTTGAATAACCCACTATTACCGGGTCAAATGATCGGTATTATCGGCGGTGGCCAGTTAGGCAGAATGATGGCGCTTAGTGCACGGGAAATGGGTTTTCGTGTTGGCGTTTTAGATCCAACGGTTGATTGTCCCGCAGCACAAGTAGCAGACTGGCATTTATTAGCTGATTATGACGATTTGGAAGCCTTAGAAGAGCTGGCAAAACGTTGCCAGGTACTGACTTATGAATTTGAAAATGTTGATGTTGAGGCATTGATGCATGTTCAGGAGTTTGTAAATATTCCACAAGGAACAGATCTTTTAGCGATTACTCAAGATCGATTGCTGGAAAAATCATTTTTAGAAGCGAATAATATTGTTATTGCACCCTACGCTACAATTGTTAGCCCTACGGATATCCAAGAAGCAATTGATGGAATCGGTTATCCTTGCGTATTGAAAACAACAAGAGGCGGTTATGACGGAAAAGGGCAGTTTGTGCTATACAGCACCTCTGATTTAGCTCCTTCTATGAATCTTCTTAGAGAAGGTACTTGTGTGCTAGAGGCTTGGATACCGTACGAAAAAGAAATCTCTGTTTTAGTGAGCGGTAATGGAAAAGGAGAAATCACCGTATTTCCTGTAGTTGAAAATATTCATCGCCAAAATATTCTCCATGAAACAATTGCTCCTGCAAGAGTTGATGAAGAAGTAATTGAAGAAGCGCAACGAATTGCTCGTGTTATAGCCGAAGCAGTTGATTTAGCTGGAACGCTAGCTGTCGAAATGTTTTTAACGAGTAATGGCGGGATCTATGTGAACGAATTGGCACCAAGACCTCATAATTCAGGACATTATTCAATTGAAGCATGTTCCATTAGTCAATTTGATACGCATATCCGTGGTATCTGTGGATGGCCGTTGCCAGAAGTTGAGTTATTATCAGAAGCGGTGATGGTTAATATTTTAGGGAATGAGATTTACGAAACGATGGATATCATTGCTGATAAACCAGATTGGCATTTTCATTATTATGGAAAAGCCGATGCAAAACCAGGCAGAAAAATGGGACATATTACAATTTTAACAGACGATATTTTTGATACATTAGAAGATATTTATCAAACCAGTATTTGGGATTAA
- the purE gene encoding 5-(carboxyamino)imidazole ribonucleotide mutase: MSVLVSVIMGSASDWETMKHACDSLDEFGISYEKKVVSAHRTPDYMFEFAENARSRGIKVIIAGAGGAAHLPGMVAAKTTLPVIGVPVQSKALNGLDSLLSIVQMPGGVPVATTAIGKAGALNAGLLAVQMLSMYDVELAGKLDERRKFLEETVMESSDELE; encoded by the coding sequence ATGTCTGTCTTAGTTTCAGTGATTATGGGAAGTGCATCTGACTGGGAAACAATGAAACATGCTTGTGATAGTTTGGATGAGTTTGGTATTTCTTACGAAAAAAAAGTTGTTTCTGCGCATAGAACGCCTGATTATATGTTTGAATTTGCAGAGAATGCGCGTAGTCGTGGAATCAAAGTGATTATTGCTGGAGCAGGTGGTGCGGCTCATTTACCAGGCATGGTGGCGGCTAAAACAACGTTACCGGTAATCGGTGTCCCAGTTCAGTCGAAAGCGTTGAATGGGCTAGATTCATTACTGTCCATTGTTCAAATGCCAGGTGGCGTCCCTGTTGCGACGACTGCTATTGGAAAAGCGGGTGCATTGAACGCCGGACTGCTTGCAGTTCAGATGCTTTCCATGTATGATGTAGAGTTAGCAGGGAAATTAGATGAACGTCGTAAATTTCTCGAAGAAACTGTGATGGAAAGTAGTGATGAGCTTGAATAA